Part of the Novosphingobium sp. KA1 genome is shown below.
CATTAATGCTCTGGCGCAATCGCCGGCTTGTGTTAAGGGCGATCCTGCTAATGCCTCGCAACAGCTTGCACTTTCACTCTCCTGCCGGACTTTTTCGTGAACCCTTCCGAGACCAAGACCCTGCCCCGCAAGAAGTCGCGCAAGTGGCGTAACTGGTGGGTCAAGCAGTTGCACTCCTGGCACTGGATCAGCGCGGCGATCTCGCTGGCGGTGATGCTGTTCTTTGCCGTCACCGGCATCACCCTCAACCACGCCGCCTCGATTCCGGCTGAGCCCATCGTCACCGAGCGCAGTGCCCGGCTCGAACCCTCCGTGCTGCGCGCACTGACCGCAAAGTCGGACGACGCGCCGCTCCCCGCCCCGGTGGCCGAAGCGGTGCGCAATGCAGTCGGCCTCGATGCCGCCGGCAAGCCCGGCGAATGGTCCGATGCGGAAGTCTACGTCGCCCTGCCCCGCCCCGGCGGCGACGCCTGGGTCAGCATCGACCGCGCGACCGGCAAAGTGAGTGCCGAAGTGACCGACCGAGGCTGGATCTCCTACCTCAACGACCTGCACAAGGGCCGCAATTCCGGTTCGGCATGGTTCTGGTTCATCGACCTGTTCGCCGTCGCCTGCCTGCTGTTCACGATCACCGGCCTGTTCCTGCTGCAGGTCCATGCCCGCCACCGCCGCTCGACATGGCCGATCGTCATCGCCGGCATCGCGCTGCCGGTCGTGCTCGCGATGATCTTTGTCCACTGATGCGGATCGCACTGCCTGCGCATATCGATGCCCATGCCTTTGCCGAATGCGACCCCGCGATTCCGCTAGGCCGGCTCGACGGCCGTACCATGGGCACCACGTGGAGCCTGCGCTTCGCCTCTCCGCACGGCACCGACGATGCGGCGATCCGCGCAGCTGTCGAGAGACGCCTTGAGCGCATCCTCGCCGAGATGAGCCACTGGGAAGCGGAATCGCTGCTCTGTCGGTTCAACCGCGCGGAGGCGGCAAGCTGGACCCTGCTGCCCCCCGATTTTGCAGCGGTGATCGAGACCGCCCTCACCGTGGCCGAGGCCAGTGGCGGTGCTTTTGACCCCGCCATCGGCCATCTGGTCGACCTCTGGGGCTATGGACCACCCGGCCCCTGCCCCGCGCCTGATGCAGATAGGCTCGCCGCAGCCCGCGCAGTATCCGGCTGGTCGCGCCTCGCCTGGGACGCGGCGAACCGCCGCTTGCGCCAGCCGGGCGGCCTCGCGCTCGACTTCTCGGGCATTGCCAAGGGCTATGCGGTCGACGCCGTGGCCGACCTTCTGCGCGAAATGGGCCTGCGCCACGTCCTTGTCGAGATCGGCGGTGAACTCGTCGGCCGCGGCGTGCGCCCTGACGGCGAACCCTGGTGGGTCGACCTCGAAACGCCGCCCGGCAACGCCTGCGCCCGGCCGCTGCGCCTCGCACTCCACGGCATCGCCGTCGCCACCTCGGGCACCTATCGCCGCGGCGAACACACGATCGATCCGCGCAGCGGCAGGCCGACCGAAAACGGCCTCGTGTCAGTCAGCGTCGTGGCCGCCAGTGCCATGCTGGCCGACGCCTGGGCCTCGGCGCTGACGGTACTGGGCCCGGTCGCCGGACCGCGCCTTGCCGCCGAGCGCGGACTGGCCGCCCGTTTCGTGACGGCGCAGACCGAAACGCTGTCCCCGGCGCTTCATGCCATGCTGGCAGACTAACCCTTTCCCGAACGGTCTTGTCGCACGCCGCGCCCGTATCGGCGCGCCGTCATGACGCTTCTGCCTCGCTCGAGGAACTCCTACGCCGGACAGCGGATTGCCCCTGCACAAAGCGCAGCTTGTCAGGCTGCAACAAGAACTCTAATGTCAACCAAATGACTTGAGTTTAGGTCGGCGACATTCACGGGAGACTCGAAGATGAATGACGGGAACTATCGCCCCCACTATGCCCGCCGCCTGTTCCTTGCAGCGGTTGCAGGGGCCGCACTGACCGCCTCGCTGGCGGGCTGTTCGGGCGCTGGCAAGTCCGGCAACAGCGTCGAGATCACCAATGTCTCCTACGATCCCACGCGCGAACTCTATCAGGCGATCAATCCTGCCTTCGCCACGTACTGGAAAAAGAAGACCGGGCAGGACGTCACCTTCCGCATGAGCCACGGCGGCTCAGGCAAGCAGAGCCGCGCGATCATCGACGGGCTTGAGGCCGACGTCGCCACACTGGCGCTCGCCTATGACATCGACGTGATTTCGAGCAAGGCCAAGCTGCTCCCGGCAGACTGGCAGAAGGCGCTGCCCGACAACAGCTCGCCCTACACCTCGACGATCGTGTTCCTCGTGCGCAAGGGCAATCCCAAAGGCATTCATGACTGGGGCGATCTGGTGAAGCCGGGCGTCGAAGTCATCACTCCCAACCCCAAGACCAGCGGCGGCGCGCGCTGGAACTTCCTCGCCGCCTGGGCCTATGGCCGCAAGGCGGGCGGCGGTTCGGAAGCGGCCGGCGAGGCTTACGTGAAGCAGCTCTTCACCCATGTCCCGGTGCTCGACAGCGGCGCCCGCGGCGCGACGACGACCTTCGTCGAACGCGGGATCGGCGACGTGTTGCTGGCCTGGGAAAACGAGGCGCTGCTGGCCGAGAAGAAGCTGGGTGCAGGCAAGTTCGAAATCGTCAATCCGTCGATCTCGATCCTCGCCGAGCCGCCGGTCGCGGTGGTGGCCGCCAATGCCAAGCGTCACGGAACCGAAGAGGTTTCAAAGGCTTACCTTGAATATCTCTACTCGCCCGAGGCGCAGGTCGCCATCGCCCGCAACTTCTACCGGCCGAGCGATCCCAAGATCGCCGCGCAATTCGCCAGCCAGTTCCCCAAGATCGACCTGGTGACCATCGACAAGGACTTCGGCGGATGGACCAAGGCCCAGAAAGCGTACTTCGACGACGGGGGCGCCTTCGACCGGATCTACACCAAGAAGTAAACCGGCGGCGCCGGGCTCCCGCACCGGCGCGCCCCCAATCGAGCAGGCCACTGCAGATGACTTCAATCGCTTCGCGCAAGTACCGATGGCGCACGCCATCGGTACTGCCCGGCTTCGGGCTGACTTTCGGGTTCAGCATCGCCTGGCTCTCGCTGATCGTGCTGATCCCGCTTTCGACGCTGTTCCTGAAATCGGCGGGCATGGGCTGGCACGCCTTCCTCGAAGTCGGCTTCTCCCCCCGCGCGCTGGCCGCCTACCGGCTGAGCTTCGGCACCGCCGCCACCGCCGCGCTGGTCAATGCCGTGTTCGGCCTGCTCGTCGCCTGGGTGCTGGTGCGTTACCGGTTTCCCGGCAAGGGCGTGGTCGGCGCACTGGTGGACCTGCCCTTCGCGCTGCCCACCGCAGTTGCCGGCATCGCGCTCACCGCGCTTTACGCACCGAGCGGCTGGGTCGGACAATATCTCGATCCGCTGGGCATCAAGGTGGCCTTCACCGCCACCGGCATCACCGTGGCGCTGGTCTTCATCGGCCTGCCCTTCGTGGTCCGTTCGGTCGAACCGGTGCTGGCGGACCTCGGCAAGGACGTCGAGGAAGCCTCGGCAACGCTCGGCGCCAACCGCTTCCAGACCTTCTTCCGGGTGATCTTCCCGGCGATCATGCCTGCCCTGTTCACAGGCGCCGCCATGGCCTTTGCCCGCGGCGTGGGTGAATATGGCTCGGTCATCTTCATCTCGGGCAACATGCCCGGCAAGACCGAGATCGCCCCGCTGCTGATCGTCACCCAGCTTGAACAATACGCCTATGACGGCGCCACCGCGATCGCCATGGTGATGATGCTGATTTCCTTTGCCGTGCTGTTCGCGCTCAATGCCTTGCAGTCGGCCCGGCGCAGGAGGCTCGGCGCATGACACAGCGCTCCGTCGGAACCGAAAGCCGCGCCACGCAGATCGTGCTGATCCTGCTGGCACTGGCATTCCTTGCCTTCTTCCTGCTGCTGCCGCTCATCGCCGTGTTCAGCGAGGCGCTGAAGCAGGGCATCGCGCCCTTCCTCGACGCCGTCTCCAACCCCGACGCACTGGCGG
Proteins encoded:
- a CDS encoding PepSY-associated TM helix domain-containing protein, which codes for MNPSETKTLPRKKSRKWRNWWVKQLHSWHWISAAISLAVMLFFAVTGITLNHAASIPAEPIVTERSARLEPSVLRALTAKSDDAPLPAPVAEAVRNAVGLDAAGKPGEWSDAEVYVALPRPGGDAWVSIDRATGKVSAEVTDRGWISYLNDLHKGRNSGSAWFWFIDLFAVACLLFTITGLFLLQVHARHRRSTWPIVIAGIALPVVLAMIFVH
- a CDS encoding FAD:protein FMN transferase → MRIALPAHIDAHAFAECDPAIPLGRLDGRTMGTTWSLRFASPHGTDDAAIRAAVERRLERILAEMSHWEAESLLCRFNRAEAASWTLLPPDFAAVIETALTVAEASGGAFDPAIGHLVDLWGYGPPGPCPAPDADRLAAARAVSGWSRLAWDAANRRLRQPGGLALDFSGIAKGYAVDAVADLLREMGLRHVLVEIGGELVGRGVRPDGEPWWVDLETPPGNACARPLRLALHGIAVATSGTYRRGEHTIDPRSGRPTENGLVSVSVVAASAMLADAWASALTVLGPVAGPRLAAERGLAARFVTAQTETLSPALHAMLAD
- a CDS encoding sulfate ABC transporter substrate-binding protein, which codes for MNDGNYRPHYARRLFLAAVAGAALTASLAGCSGAGKSGNSVEITNVSYDPTRELYQAINPAFATYWKKKTGQDVTFRMSHGGSGKQSRAIIDGLEADVATLALAYDIDVISSKAKLLPADWQKALPDNSSPYTSTIVFLVRKGNPKGIHDWGDLVKPGVEVITPNPKTSGGARWNFLAAWAYGRKAGGGSEAAGEAYVKQLFTHVPVLDSGARGATTTFVERGIGDVLLAWENEALLAEKKLGAGKFEIVNPSISILAEPPVAVVAANAKRHGTEEVSKAYLEYLYSPEAQVAIARNFYRPSDPKIAAQFASQFPKIDLVTIDKDFGGWTKAQKAYFDDGGAFDRIYTKK
- the cysT gene encoding sulfate ABC transporter permease subunit CysT translates to MTSIASRKYRWRTPSVLPGFGLTFGFSIAWLSLIVLIPLSTLFLKSAGMGWHAFLEVGFSPRALAAYRLSFGTAATAALVNAVFGLLVAWVLVRYRFPGKGVVGALVDLPFALPTAVAGIALTALYAPSGWVGQYLDPLGIKVAFTATGITVALVFIGLPFVVRSVEPVLADLGKDVEEASATLGANRFQTFFRVIFPAIMPALFTGAAMAFARGVGEYGSVIFISGNMPGKTEIAPLLIVTQLEQYAYDGATAIAMVMMLISFAVLFALNALQSARRRRLGA